The following are encoded together in the Acetobacter vaccinii genome:
- a CDS encoding Smr/MutS family protein, with product MSRRSRQLGEEEKALWALVVRDVAPLRVIMPPSLPPVEVTAPVAGAVPPAGSPVRFARHFSPAIPPPSLPTEPAVRLLLATKLADSIGQRQPGMDDYSWRRFSQGGMRVDSRLDLHGMVAQDAFRRLMEFMDVAWRRGARCVEIITGLGSGEEGGILRRELPVWLERPEIRHRILGTTYPHAGNRGSVRVLLKRRKSK from the coding sequence TTGGGGGAAGAGGAAAAGGCACTCTGGGCGCTGGTGGTGCGGGATGTCGCACCCTTGCGGGTGATTATGCCCCCCTCTTTACCCCCGGTGGAGGTCACAGCGCCCGTAGCGGGTGCCGTGCCGCCTGCGGGGAGCCCGGTACGCTTTGCGCGTCATTTTTCTCCTGCAATTCCACCACCATCCTTGCCTACGGAGCCTGCGGTTAGGCTGCTGCTGGCTACAAAACTGGCGGACAGTATAGGGCAGCGCCAGCCAGGGATGGATGATTATAGCTGGCGTCGGTTTTCGCAGGGGGGCATGCGGGTGGATAGCCGTCTGGACCTGCACGGTATGGTGGCGCAGGACGCTTTTCGCAGGCTTATGGAGTTCATGGATGTCGCATGGCGGCGCGGGGCCCGCTGTGTCGAGATCATTACCGGACTAGGCTCGGGCGAGGAGGGCGGTATTCTACGCAGGGAGTTGCCCGTCTGGTTGGAAAGGCCAGAAATCCGCCACCGCATTCTGGGCACGACTTATCCTCATGCGGGTAATCGGGGGTCGGTGCGGGTACTGCTTAAGCGGCGTAAAAGCAAATAA